In Candidatus Binataceae bacterium, one DNA window encodes the following:
- a CDS encoding amidohydrolase family protein, giving the protein MSGNHHVDAQQLRARLSHPVIDSDGHWVEYQPMILDYVRKVAGNKAADGFKSRDDVVAQIISMSNAERRDQGRAQQAWWAFPTRNTRDRATAMLPKLLYHRLDELGIDFAVLYPTTGLGLYSISDAEMRQAACRGFNMYIADVFGEFADRLTPAAAIPMHTPAEALAELEHVKSLGLKAIVAGSIIRRPIPALARKGGSLRAGVTYDALGLDSEYDYDPVWAKCVELGFAPTFHSAGRSAGFRMSPSNFTYNHIGHFATAAEAVCKALVIGGVTRRFPTLRCAFLEGGVGWACQLYSDLIGHWKKRNARALAEVDPANLDRKLLRELFEQYGSKEAAAKLDGWQAVPEGEEVAARWAAQGPAVIDDYSACKIEKPADFLDLFACNFYFGCEADDPTNAWGFADKVNPYGARIKTLFGSDIGHFDVADMREVLIEAHELVDDGLITESDFRDFVFGYPVEFWAGANPDFFKGTVVESQVNAFIKSGAGRCDAAVCA; this is encoded by the coding sequence ATGTCAGGTAACCATCATGTCGACGCGCAGCAACTGCGCGCGCGGCTCAGCCATCCGGTAATCGATTCGGACGGGCACTGGGTCGAATACCAACCGATGATTCTCGACTACGTCAGAAAAGTCGCGGGCAACAAAGCGGCCGACGGCTTCAAGTCGCGCGACGACGTGGTCGCGCAGATTATCTCTATGAGCAATGCGGAGCGGCGCGACCAGGGCCGCGCCCAACAAGCCTGGTGGGCGTTTCCGACCAGGAACACGCGCGATCGCGCCACTGCGATGCTGCCGAAGCTGCTCTACCATCGCCTCGACGAACTCGGCATCGATTTCGCCGTGCTCTACCCGACGACCGGTCTCGGCCTCTATTCGATCAGCGACGCCGAGATGCGGCAGGCGGCCTGTCGCGGCTTCAATATGTATATCGCGGACGTTTTTGGTGAGTTCGCCGACCGCCTCACGCCCGCCGCCGCCATCCCGATGCATACGCCCGCCGAGGCGCTCGCGGAGCTGGAGCACGTCAAGTCGCTCGGCCTGAAGGCGATCGTGGCCGGCAGCATCATCCGCCGGCCCATCCCGGCGCTCGCGCGCAAAGGCGGCTCGTTGCGCGCCGGCGTTACGTACGACGCTCTCGGGCTCGACAGCGAATATGACTACGATCCGGTGTGGGCGAAGTGCGTCGAGCTGGGCTTCGCGCCGACCTTTCACAGCGCCGGCCGCAGCGCGGGTTTCAGGATGTCGCCGTCGAATTTTACCTACAACCATATCGGTCATTTCGCGACGGCGGCCGAGGCAGTTTGCAAGGCGCTGGTGATTGGCGGCGTGACGCGGCGCTTTCCGACGCTGCGCTGCGCCTTTCTCGAAGGCGGCGTTGGCTGGGCCTGTCAGCTCTACAGCGACCTGATCGGCCACTGGAAAAAGCGCAACGCCCGGGCGCTCGCGGAGGTTGATCCGGCCAATCTCGATCGCAAGCTGTTGCGCGAGCTGTTCGAGCAGTACGGCAGCAAGGAGGCCGCGGCCAAACTCGACGGCTGGCAGGCCGTGCCCGAAGGCGAAGAGGTGGCCGCGCGCTGGGCTGCGCAAGGTCCCGCAGTGATCGACGATTACTCCGCCTGCAAGATCGAAAAGCCCGCGGATTTTCTCGACCTCTTCGCGTGCAACTTCTACTTCGGCTGCGAAGCCGACGACCCCACCAATGCCTGGGGCTTCGCCGACAAAGTGAATCCCTACGGTGCGCGCATCAAGACGCTGTTCGGCTCCGACATCGGTCACTTCGATGTCGCTGACATGCGCGAGGTTCTGATTGAAGCGCACGAACTGGTCGACGACGGTCTCATCACGGAGAGCGACTTCCGTGATTTTGTCTTCGGCTATCCGGTGGAGTTCTGGGCCGGGGCGAATCCCGATTTCTTCAAGGGTACGGTCGTGGAAAGTCAGGTCAACGCGTTTATCAAGTCGGGTGCGGGCCGGTGCGATGCCGCCGTATGCGCCTGA
- a CDS encoding SDR family oxidoreductase → MGRLDGKVAFITGSGSGIGQAAAVRFCREGAQVVVAEISRESGERTVAMARDLGGDATFIHTDVTEPESVERAIVATVATYGKLNILYNNAGGSTAQDGPVTKVTIEEFWRTIKVDLYGTFLACKYAIPELIKAGGGAVINTSSVVALTGIKGRDAYTAAKGGVLAMTRSMAANYAKHKIRVNAIAPGATLTARVRKLLGDDPAGAALADNHLLGMGEPEDIANMALFLASDEARIITGAVFPVDSGWSAV, encoded by the coding sequence TTGGGCAGACTCGACGGCAAGGTCGCATTCATCACGGGCAGCGGGTCCGGGATCGGGCAGGCCGCGGCAGTGCGCTTTTGCCGCGAGGGCGCGCAGGTTGTGGTGGCGGAGATTTCGCGCGAAAGCGGCGAGCGCACCGTCGCGATGGCGCGTGATCTCGGCGGCGACGCCACTTTTATCCATACCGACGTGACCGAGCCCGAGAGCGTCGAGCGCGCGATCGTCGCCACCGTCGCGACCTATGGCAAGCTCAATATCCTGTACAACAATGCCGGCGGCTCGACCGCGCAGGATGGCCCCGTCACCAAGGTCACGATTGAAGAGTTCTGGCGGACGATCAAGGTCGATCTGTACGGCACATTTCTGGCCTGCAAGTACGCGATTCCCGAGTTGATCAAGGCGGGCGGCGGCGCGGTGATCAACACCAGCTCGGTTGTGGCTCTGACCGGGATCAAGGGGCGCGACGCCTATACCGCAGCCAAAGGCGGCGTACTGGCGATGACCCGCTCAATGGCGGCGAACTACGCCAAACACAAGATTCGGGTGAATGCGATCGCGCCCGGCGCGACGCTTACCGCGCGGGTGCGCAAGCTGCTCGGCGATGATCCGGCCGGCGCCGCATTGGCTGACAACCATCTGCTCGGGATGGGTGAGCCCGAGGATATCGCGAACATGGCGCTGTTCCTGGCGTCCGACGAGGCGCGGATCATCACCGGCGCGGTTTTTCCCGTGGATAGCGGCTGGAGCGCCGTGTAA
- a CDS encoding nuclear transport factor 2 family protein, with protein sequence MSSILEEKEAIRDLMSEYCFYVDNGEFEKFAALFALDGIFETGPLGKLEGRRAIHDFIAAHVPRAGEGPARKHCTMNHLIRVNGAEARADSYIVVVREAGDGIIASLAGRYEDQLIKEAGAWRFKVRKIHFDISGDLGLKKPETR encoded by the coding sequence ATGAGCTCGATACTGGAAGAGAAAGAGGCCATCCGCGACCTGATGTCGGAGTACTGCTTTTATGTCGACAACGGCGAATTTGAAAAGTTCGCCGCGCTTTTCGCGCTCGACGGAATTTTCGAGACCGGTCCTCTGGGCAAGCTCGAGGGCCGCCGGGCGATTCACGATTTTATCGCCGCGCACGTTCCCCGCGCCGGTGAGGGACCGGCGCGCAAGCACTGCACGATGAATCACCTGATCCGGGTCAACGGCGCCGAGGCGCGCGCCGACAGTTATATCGTGGTGGTGCGCGAGGCCGGCGACGGCATAATCGCGTCGCTCGCGGGACGCTATGAAGACCAACTCATCAAGGAAGCGGGCGCGTGGCGGTTCAAAGTCCGGAAGATCCACTTCGACATCTCGGGCGATCTCGGACTGAAGAAACCGGAAACCAGGTAA
- a CDS encoding OB-fold domain-containing protein, which yields MSEARAKPVPLADELSAPFWAAAREGRLVVQRCVCGYYNHPPRQVCDQCLSQELKFVPVSGRGKIYSFTIMHQRDVAGFESEAPFLNLVVELDAQPMLLMVANLPAAERDRVRIGAPVEVQFEDRGGGAVIPQFRLAD from the coding sequence ATGAGTGAGGCTCGCGCCAAACCGGTCCCGCTCGCCGATGAGCTCTCGGCGCCCTTCTGGGCCGCAGCCCGCGAAGGCCGCCTCGTCGTCCAGCGCTGTGTATGCGGCTACTACAACCATCCGCCGCGACAAGTTTGCGATCAGTGCCTTTCTCAGGAACTCAAGTTTGTGCCGGTCAGCGGGCGCGGCAAAATCTATTCATTCACGATTATGCATCAGCGGGACGTCGCCGGCTTCGAGAGCGAGGCGCCGTTTCTTAATCTGGTCGTCGAGCTTGACGCGCAACCGATGCTGCTGATGGTCGCAAATCTCCCGGCGGCTGAGCGCGACCGCGTCAGAATTGGCGCACCGGTTGAAGTGCAATTCGAGGATCGGGGAGGCGGCGCAGTCATTCCGCAGTTTCGTCTAGCGGATTGA
- a CDS encoding M20 family metallopeptidase, with the protein MSNYLHEYLYEVLERLIAFDTVSAHSDVAAMEYLADHLDRAGFRTAIHKSEIARVTQANLVAWAGSPAPNGLIISGHLDTVPFAGQPGWERDPIRMERTDERIFGRGTTDMKGFLAQCLDAARELDQARLRRPLVFIFTASEEIGGLGAQRVTPALPDLLGDLPCPALAWIGEPTSYAIHAAHKSAVVVEIKVRGRGGHSGAPQQGANAIAVAGKVIEVIGRLQEERRAQPDPQFAALFPDSPFDVMNFGTISGGIAENVIAEQCTLRISYRTLPGTDALALREEIARRCAAIETYDYASRDHRATIEVGAAKVMPAMASRRGTLLERALLEVTGEQQVSGAPFCTDGGWFADGGISSLICGPGEYAQAHQPNESIPRAAFERGTAVVLQVVAKLCC; encoded by the coding sequence ATGAGCAATTATCTTCACGAGTATCTTTACGAAGTTCTGGAGCGGCTCATCGCTTTCGATACGGTGAGCGCGCACAGCGACGTCGCGGCGATGGAATATCTCGCCGATCATCTGGATCGCGCAGGATTCAGGACCGCGATCCACAAGAGCGAGATCGCTCGCGTCACGCAGGCCAACCTGGTCGCATGGGCGGGCTCGCCCGCGCCCAACGGCCTGATCATCTCGGGCCATCTCGACACGGTGCCGTTTGCGGGTCAGCCCGGATGGGAGCGCGATCCGATCCGGATGGAACGCACCGACGAGCGCATCTTCGGGCGCGGCACGACCGACATGAAGGGGTTTCTTGCGCAGTGCCTCGACGCGGCGCGCGAGCTCGATCAGGCGCGCTTGCGCCGCCCACTGGTGTTCATTTTCACGGCGAGCGAAGAGATCGGCGGGTTGGGCGCGCAGCGCGTAACGCCAGCGCTGCCCGATCTGTTGGGCGACCTGCCCTGCCCAGCCCTCGCCTGGATCGGCGAGCCGACTTCATACGCGATTCACGCGGCGCATAAGAGCGCCGTGGTGGTCGAGATCAAGGTGCGCGGACGGGGCGGACACAGCGGCGCGCCGCAGCAGGGGGCTAATGCGATCGCGGTCGCGGGCAAGGTGATCGAGGTGATCGGACGCTTGCAGGAAGAGCGCCGCGCGCAACCCGATCCGCAGTTCGCCGCGCTCTTTCCCGATTCGCCCTTCGACGTCATGAACTTCGGGACGATCAGCGGTGGCATCGCCGAGAACGTGATCGCGGAGCAGTGCACGCTGCGCATCAGTTATCGCACGCTGCCCGGGACTGATGCGCTGGCCCTGCGCGAGGAGATCGCGCGACGTTGCGCGGCGATCGAAACTTATGACTACGCCTCGCGCGACCATCGCGCGACGATCGAAGTCGGCGCAGCCAAGGTGATGCCCGCGATGGCCTCGCGGCGCGGCACGCTACTCGAACGGGCGCTGCTTGAGGTAACGGGTGAGCAGCAAGTCTCAGGCGCGCCGTTCTGCACCGACGGCGGATGGTTCGCGGACGGCGGCATCAGCTCGCTGATCTGCGGCCCGGGCGAGTATGCGCAGGCCCATCAGCCCAATGAATCGATCCCGCGCGCCGCCTTTGAACGCGGCACTGCGGTCGTCTTGCAGGTCGTCGCGAAGCTCTGCTGCTAG
- a CDS encoding alpha/beta fold hydrolase, with the protein MPQAKINGIDLCYEVHGEGPALVLAHGGGGNHLSWWQQVPELSRQFRCVTFDHRGFGDSRDAEGGPGANAFVEDLRQLLDHLGLERAALAGQSMGGWTVLGFAAAYPDRVSALVLCDTTAGVDDPEIIREQAAALSDLRKGGLTQILTHAYAAGFPHREPMRHFLYQQISGLNRHVPPNLLATLTGLKHQVDEVIAKRIPTMLLVGEEDVIAPPPLMELIARRIPHARFVKVPGAGHSVYFERPEEFNRILLGFLREATS; encoded by the coding sequence ATGCCGCAGGCTAAAATCAACGGAATCGATCTCTGCTACGAGGTCCATGGCGAGGGGCCGGCCCTGGTGCTCGCGCACGGCGGCGGCGGCAACCATCTCAGTTGGTGGCAGCAGGTGCCTGAACTCTCACGACAGTTCCGCTGCGTCACCTTTGATCATCGAGGCTTCGGAGATTCGCGCGACGCCGAGGGCGGACCTGGCGCCAACGCTTTCGTCGAAGATCTGCGCCAACTGCTCGATCATCTTGGCCTGGAGCGCGCAGCCTTGGCCGGCCAGTCGATGGGCGGCTGGACGGTGCTCGGCTTTGCCGCGGCCTATCCTGACCGTGTCAGCGCGCTGGTGCTGTGCGACACCACCGCCGGGGTGGACGATCCCGAGATCATCCGCGAGCAGGCCGCGGCGCTCAGCGACCTGCGCAAGGGCGGACTGACGCAGATCCTGACGCACGCCTACGCCGCCGGCTTCCCGCATCGCGAGCCCATGCGCCATTTTCTCTATCAGCAAATCTCCGGGCTTAACCGGCATGTCCCGCCGAATCTACTCGCGACCTTGACGGGCCTGAAGCATCAAGTGGATGAGGTCATCGCCAAGCGCATCCCCACGATGCTCCTCGTCGGCGAAGAAGATGTGATCGCGCCGCCGCCGCTGATGGAACTCATCGCGCGGCGGATTCCGCACGCGCGTTTCGTCAAAGTGCCGGGCGCGGGCCACTCGGTCTATTTCGAGCGCCCCGAAGAGTTCAATCGAATCCTGCTCGGCTTCCTGAGGGAAGCCACGAGCTAA
- a CDS encoding tyrosine-type recombinase/integrase: MKAATAALQALLASPTAQLLTADLYAITLVTGQVLRWSSLDRDTVFNSNVYTKGDQAVSRTAIKQQTLRQSREAAYDVTITVAALGTPIVALGLTLKQALVAGLFDGATVTVNRIFNPALLTNGQASVDATAYGSVVLFVGFVADVEIGAVKADVVVVAFGTGLRPNENFGLKRADIDLGNRIVRVRQTFSRWGEGTVKNKRARRDLVMTDAVYAALRAQISATELRFVWLWPMSPSRPQPHGPQRFSSKNWPAILKRAGVKHREFYQCRHTFATRLLQEGAELQAVAEQMGHANLQMLIDHYLKWKPGQAAGKRQGTSNG, translated from the coding sequence ATGAAGGCTGCGACCGCCGCGCTACAGGCTCTTCTGGCGTCGCCGACCGCGCAACTGCTGACGGCGGACCTCTACGCGATCACGCTGGTCACCGGCCAGGTGCTGCGCTGGTCCTCGCTCGACCGCGACACGGTTTTCAACAGCAACGTTTACACCAAAGGCGACCAGGCGGTGAGCCGCACGGCGATCAAGCAGCAGACGCTGCGGCAGTCGCGGGAGGCGGCCTACGACGTCACGATTACGGTCGCGGCGCTGGGGACGCCGATCGTCGCGCTGGGGCTGACGCTCAAGCAGGCGCTGGTGGCCGGGCTCTTCGACGGCGCGACGGTGACCGTCAATCGCATCTTCAATCCGGCGCTGCTGACGAATGGCCAGGCGAGCGTCGACGCGACCGCGTATGGCTCGGTGGTGCTGTTCGTCGGCTTTGTCGCGGATGTGGAAATCGGCGCGGTCAAGGCTGACGTCGTCGTGGTCGCGTTCGGCACGGGCCTGCGGCCGAACGAGAATTTCGGGCTCAAGCGCGCGGATATCGACCTCGGCAACCGGATCGTCCGGGTCCGGCAGACCTTCTCGCGCTGGGGCGAGGGCACGGTCAAGAATAAGCGCGCGCGGCGCGACCTCGTGATGACGGACGCCGTCTATGCGGCTCTACGCGCGCAGATTTCGGCGACCGAGCTGCGCTTCGTCTGGCTGTGGCCGATGAGTCCGTCGCGGCCGCAGCCGCACGGTCCGCAGCGGTTCAGCTCGAAGAACTGGCCGGCGATCCTGAAGCGCGCCGGCGTGAAGCATCGCGAGTTCTACCAGTGCCGGCATACCTTCGCGACGCGGCTCCTGCAGGAAGGCGCGGAGCTCCAAGCGGTCGCCGAGCAGATGGGCCACGCGAATCTGCAGATGCTGATCGATCATTATTTGAAGTGGAAACCGGGCCAAGCGGCAGGAAAACGGCAGGGGACGAGTAATGGCTGA
- a CDS encoding HigA family addiction module antitoxin, producing the protein MAGDTAISPEMAVRLGKLCGNGPELWMNLQGRYDLWHANRKLKKKLSSIPTLRE; encoded by the coding sequence ATGGCGGGCGATACGGCGATCAGTCCGGAGATGGCGGTCCGGCTGGGTAAGCTTTGCGGCAATGGCCCTGAGCTGTGGATGAATTTACAGGGCCGTTATGACCTGTGGCACGCGAACCGCAAGCTCAAGAAAAAGCTTTCTTCGATCCCGACTCTTCGCGAGTAG